Genomic segment of Solea senegalensis isolate Sse05_10M unplaced genomic scaffold, IFAPA_SoseM_1 scf7180000014891, whole genome shotgun sequence:
aatcacaaaataaatatatatatatatatatgtcgatttttcatttttaacccttcaaacaaacactgacaggttttttttggggtcgCTCGTCGTCGAACATAACGTGTGTCGATTGGTCGTCTCTCTTGACTTCCATCTATCTCCCGCCTCCGGCTCCTCCCCGCTGCGCCGCCGCCTCCTCGCCGTCGCCCCGCCTCTCCGTCAGCTCGTCGTAGCGTTTGCTGGCGGGCGGGTCGCTCCAGCGGAAGTGCTTCATCTTGTACGCGCCGTCCTTTTTCTCGTGGACGTTGTGGAACTTGTGTTGCTCGACGTCCGCCTCGCCGAGCTCCTGCCTCAAAACCTCGGGGAATTCTTCCTCCACACTGTTGGAGCTGTAGACTGTGATGGGCCGGCGTTTCTTACCGACAGGCTTCCCCCAGCGGAAATGCTCCATGGAGTAGGCGCGCTTGgcctgaggagaggaggaggaggaggaggaggaggaggaggagagcgccagggaagacagaggaggaggctggAGGTGACCGTCACCCGGGACCAGCGGCTCCTCGGCGCTGAGGTCAGAGCGACACAGCCGGACACACTCCTGCAGGACAGACGGAGAAAATGTCTGTACCTGAGGCAACGGAACATTTCAGTCTACGACATCAACGACGTCTttcttcagattgacctcagtgacacaaggtgaccacacgaggcagcagaggagcagcagctaacatcactgattttctctgaggtttggtgtgcgGTTCatacgtgatcatgtgacatagatttctatgtcacatgatcacgtctttctctcactgtgagacagacttttccaactgaagtctgtaaaccactcactctcacacgccaaagtccatagagaaacctctgctgcctcgtgtggtcactttgtgtcactgaggtcaatctgaacaaagaattttaaaaactcactaaaataagacatttgaacgtgtgtgtgtgtgtgtgttaccatcATGCTCCTCTCATCGTTGACTTCCTGACAGCTTGGATGCTCCCAGCACTGGTTGGTGACTGATCCTCTGGCCACGCCCAACACCGTCGCAGCAACCAATAGCCACACAGGACACATTCTcctgttgacacacacacacacacacttttacaaaataaaagcctctcaTCACATCAGTTCATTGAACTCTCTTTGTCCAATAatgttgtaaataatgtaaaagaaaacatactttatttaaaaatgctcCTGAACTTTCACACTAAAGAAAGTTTCACTTTATggacattatattatatacagagAGATCgagttgacacacacacacaataagttttttctttctttttttgaaagttTTTAGACTCTTTCTTTGGTTTCGTCTCtcgttttgttattttaaatttgaaaagacatttaaaagcaaacaagcttttttaaataaatttggtaattaattaaaaaatgaagaaaaaaaacgatgCTCACCACactgccctctctctcttgctctctgttgttttcttgttgttcgGTCGATGGACAGAGATTAAAGTCGCTCCTTCTGTTCTAACGACTGACGAACACTTTTATAtcctgtcagacacacacacacacacacacacacacacacacacacacggatcatCACCTGAAATCTCCCGTTCACGCTGGAAACTCACCTAGAAaatcaatgacacacacacacacacacacacacacacacaaacctaacAAACATgttacagttttcatttttttgtctcttaaatttagatttaaaatatttattaataaatctTTCATGTAATATTTACTACGACGGTGAGAATAGTCGTAATCTCGTAATCTAAATGAGTCTGGAGGTAATGAAGGCGTGGATGAGGATTTCTGATGGTGGATGAggattatgagaataaagtcataacattacaagaataaagtcgtaatattacgagaataaagtcgtaacattacgagaataaagtcggaacattacgagaataaagtcataacattacgagaataaagtcgaatattaagaataaagtcgcaatattaaataaagtcgaacattacgagaataaagtcgcaatattacgagaataaagtcgaacATTACGAATAAATAAAGTCGAACATTACttataataaagtcataacattacgtagaataaagttttaacatttgtgaataaagtcgcaatattacgagaataaagtcggaacatacagaataaagtcggaataaaattacgagaataaagtcgtaacattacgagaataaagtcgtaatattacgagaataaagtcggaacattacgagaataaagtcgcaatattacgaCAATAAATTcttaacattatgagaataaagtcgtaaaatgtctttctgcttgtgtactttctgttttattttgtctttctgcttgtgtacttcctgttttattttgtctttctgcttgtgtacttcctgttttattttgtctttctgcttgtgtactttctgttttattttgtctttctgcttgtgtactttctgttttattttgtctttctctgcttgtgtactttctgttttattttgtctttctgcttgtgtactttctgttttatttttgtctttctgcttgtgtactttctgttttattttgtctttctgcttgtactctgttttattttgtcttttctgcttgtgtactttctgttttatttttgtcttcttttctgcttgtgtacttcctgttttattttgtctttctgcttcttgtgtactgttttatttttgtcttttctgcttgtgtactttctgttttattttgtctttctgcttgtgtactttctgttttatttgtcttttctgcTTGTGTATCttgctttattttgtctctttctgcttgtgtacttcctgttttatttgtctttctgcttgtgtactttctgttttattttgtctttctgcttgtgtacttcctgttttattttgtctttctgcttgtgtacttcctgttttattttgtctttctgcttgtgtactttctgttttattttgtctttctgcttgtgtactttctgttttattttgtctttctgcttgtgtacttcctgttttattttgtctttctgcttgtgtactttgtctttctgcttgtgtactttctgttttattttgtctttctgcttgtgtacttcctgttttattttgtctttctgcttgtgtacttcctgttttattttgtctttctgcttgtgtactttctgttttattttgtctttctgcttgtgtactttctgttttattttgtctttctgcttgtgtacttcctgttttattttgtctttctgcttgtGTACTTCCGGTGCGATGATCACCTTCACCTGTGTCGTATCAGTCACAGctgtttcttgttttcctctgacGTCACCGTCTgttcttcactctctctcttggtTGTTCCTtcactcttttattttaatctggattattttaTTCCGTGCCAACTCCTGTAaattgttttcttcagtgttcAGCGACAAGAAAGGTAAAATAACAAAGATTGATTTttaatgaaaggaaaatgtcaGAGGAGTCACTGCTTTGTTGGTGTTTGAGTAATCGTTGGACAAAAGACCCTGACCTGAGTCCTAATGAAGCGTGAACTGGCCCTTTAAATGTCAGCTGGGCGGATTATCACAGGTGTGTCATGTTGTCACCGTGAAGAGGAGAAAATTCTTGGTGTGAATCAGAGTCTACAGTTTCACTGGTGCTGCTTTGTCCGAGCTGTGAGCGTGAAGGACGAGGAACCTGAGACTGTGTCCACGTCAGGACACAGTCTGTCACTCACAGCTGTGAGCGTGAAGAACGTTTGTCCCACAAAATATCTAACTTTTTCTATTTctaaaatatcacacacacaggagttgttgatccactgctgcgtccatcactaagttcaaatgtctgattttgtctcttcagtatttgaaatcctttgttcagaagacatcatggtcgcaatggtcgcaagttggATTCCATCCCTGGCTGATTGTGCTCATACCCATTgttagtcgctttggataaaagcgtctgctaaatgacatgtaatgtaatgtaatgacacaaagtgaccacacgaggcagcagagaaccagcagcttctgtgtccctgtgagctaaaatcactgattttctctggttGTGAATGATTCATTAGCACGTGTGTACCGTTCGGTTTATGACGCACAACGTAGCGTAAACCTTGCGCCAGTAAACCAGAAAAGTTTTGTCCTGTTGAGTGCTGCAGGTCACGAGAAGACGCAGGAGGAGCCCCAGTGTTGGAGGAGgtgccagcagcagcattgtTTCATTGGTGGACAAAACTGTAACTGTATGTAAGCACTGCACAACATGTGTTACTTATGCTAGTGGCGGCACTTCAAATATGCTAGCGGCGGCATTTCAAATATGCTAGCGGCGGCacttcaaatatttcaaatatgcTAGCGGCGGCATTTCAAATATGCATTTCAAATATGCTAGCGGCATTTCAAAATAACTAGCGGACGCAAAAATATGCTAGATTTCAAACTTGCGGCACTTCAAATATGCTAGTGGCGGCACTTCAAATATGCTAGTGGCGGCATTTCAAATATGCTGCAATGTCTCTCCTCTCACTGTTTCTAAATCTCACTTCACTTTAATTTAAGATTACTACAATGATGTTTAATCCCTAATCAAGCTGCCTCAttattacagtttttgcatgacCTTAAGAAtatctgtttaaaaacaaatcaaattattaTGCTATAGATCTGATAGATGATATTTTTAGAGTGTAAAAAagaattgtccaaaaacaaCTGAACCGAAAACCGCGATATGAACCGAACCGTGGATTTTGTGAACCGTTCCACCcctaattttctctatgggctttggtgtgggagagtgagtctcCTGTTCCTGTTCTTAAAGATAATGGGTTTGCTGTCGTTCATACGTCCGTTATTTTACTAATCCCACTGTGAGTGATGTATTTGTCTCCAGGACAATGGCTGACACAATCCTATGAGAGGTTTATCAGGATGAGATGTCATaccgttacacacacacacacacacacagtttgcatCGTCACAACATACAACAGGTGGGAATGTGATGTACAATACTTGATActttgtatgttttcatttctcatgGTGTGATATAAAAAAACGAGCGTAGGTTTCTAACAATGACAGAAAACGTCCATCAAATGATTTTCTCTCTTTGATTAAgtagtccacttcctgttttatttacattgaccacatttatttcagttcCTGTTTCCTGGATATTTTTTCCCTCATTTAACCGGTGCTgcttgtttacatgttgttaCATGTTGTTACATGTTGTTAACATGTTATAACACTGTTAGGGCTCCTGCTGGTTTGATTGATTGCTGTTTAAACTGTGTTTGGTGAACATGAGTTTCTGAGCTCTCTGTGGCTCTGCAGCATGTCTGTGTAGACAAGTTAGACTACGATGTGTTGTTGGCTTGACCGGGAAGACCAACACTTGAGTTTTGGCTTGGGTtcgtttcactaaagtgtgaaagcaaactcgaaACGGCAGCGAACCGAGTCCCCAATCGTACTGAGTCTAACGGACTCaacataactaagagatggtctcCAACTACGAGCTTTATCCAAAAGGAAAGTTTGAAGTTTAACTTTAACAGACCgcgacacaaacatgcaaacgtCTCTGCAGCGgcattcacgcacacacacagtggatcaTGTGACCAGGCGTCGTAGAATAAAGACAGCGGAGGACAAAGTAAAGACACTGTCCCCCAGAGTCTGATCCAgagatttcatttgttttaaggaatgttttggggtttttttttctgcaggacAGAAGATGAGGAGGACCAGTTCTGTCTCCACGTGTCGGGTTTCAGTGGAACAGTGGAGGGTTCTTTCGGCTGGTACCACGACCAGCGGGGATTCTGGTATCTGTGCCGAGATCGGCCACTCGGGCTGGTGGTTCCACCAATGTTTCTACGCCAACCTCAACGGCGTCTACTACAACGTAGGACTTTAAGAATAGACTGCGTGAGAGGACCTGGGTTgggcagtgttgtttttggcagccattctagatgtagtcttagttttagtcatttggATTAAAATGCTTGtgagttttagtcacattttattatttaggtcaataagtatTTGAGATTgctgttgggcagaaacctttcatctccatatttcaacttttcaacgttttttttcatgaattgatgcCGACTTCATCACACAACTGTCACACACCGTCACACACCGCTGGTGGTGCGCCGCAACCGTCTCTAGGCCGGCTTGGAAAGGCTCAGGGGGAAGGTGGTGAAGGTGACGGTGGACCCGTAGGACAGGGTCCCTCTGTCTATCGGAGTGGACTGTCCTCAGTGTGCCACAACCGCGTCGCGCCACCAGAGCGGGGAGCGAGGGGTCGGCGGCGATGTCGCAACCCACCTTACCTGTCTTGAAACCAAGGAATTTTTAGGTTTTAATGGACAGATTACGCgcacaataagcagaaatgtctGACACCAACTAACATTTACGTCAATTTTCATCTCGTCAACAAAAACTCACACACGTCTCGTCATGTTTTCGTCATCAAAGATCACCGTCTCCGGAAGTTGGAACTGGTAATGACCTCGCTTCCAAGTTCACCATGATGCAAATGTGTCTTGGATACATCTTGAAAATCCAACTTGAGATGGAGGTTCTAGAAAGAAAGATGATCATTGATGATCATTCAAAAGAATACAGCTTTCATACATGTTTTTTCTACAACCAGAGGGGGCGCTACTCTCTGAAGGCCCAGAATCCTGGAAGGACTCGGACTCTCGGACTCTCTGAAGGCGGTCACCATGATGATGCGACCACGCAACTGGTCAGGCCTTCATGTCTGTCGCCATAGtgacgacgatgacgatgatgatgatgatggtgagtgagagagtggtttacaaacttgagtttcctgttggtctcacagtgagataaagacgtgaatgtgtgacatagattttattagtcAAGTCTTTGgtgaagtggttaaaatctgtttctcaacacactcacaccaagaaaatcagtgattttaacatcacacacactcacacacacacaggatccactgctgcctccatcactaagttcaaatgtcttgtttaagtgaattcggcttttaaaatcatTCCTACagattaacttcagtgacacagagtgaccacacgaggcagcagaggaccagcagctcctgtgtccccgcagctaaaatcactgattttctctatgaggtttggtgtgtgtgtgtgtgtgggagtggtttacaaactagTTTTAAT
This window contains:
- the LOC122761700 gene encoding pro-opiomelanocortin-like; the protein is MCPVWLLVAATVLGVARGSVTNQCWEHPSCQEVNDERSMMECVRLCRSDLSAEEPLVPGDGHLQPPPLSSLALSSSSSSSSSSSPQAKRAYSMEHFRWGKPVGKKRRPITVYSSNSVEEEFPEVLRQELGEADVEQHKFHNVHEKKDGAYKMKHFRWSDPPASKRYDELTERRGDGEEAAAQRGGAGGGR